In Emys orbicularis isolate rEmyOrb1 chromosome 16, rEmyOrb1.hap1, whole genome shotgun sequence, a genomic segment contains:
- the CDC45 gene encoding cell division control protein 45 homolog isoform X1: protein MFLSDFRKEFYEVIVTQRVLLLVASDVDALCACKILQALFQCDHVQYTLVPVSGWQELETSFLEHKDQFQYFVLINCGANVDLLEILQPEEDTFFFICDTHRPINVVNVYNETQIKLLIKQDDDLEIPAYDDIFRDEEEDEDDSGNESDGSEPSGKRKRFEEDIMERTMKRRQRREWEARRREILFDYEQYEYHGTSSAMVMFDLAWIMSKDLNDMLWWAIVGLTDQWVQDKITQMKYVTDIGTLQRHVSRHNHRNEDEENSLSIDCMRIAFEYDLRLALYQHWSLFESLCNTCYTSASLKLWSVQGQKRLQEFFADMGLPLKQVKQKFNSMDISLKENLQEMIEESASKFGMKNVRVQTFSIHFGFKNKFLASDIVYATASLMENIEKDEPGTDNFIKALDSLSRSNLDKLHQGLELAKKQLRAIQQTVASCICTNLVISQGPFLYCYLMEGTPDVKLFSKPVSLCLLSKYLLKSFVCSTKNKRCKLLPLIVAAPMDVEQGTVIMVGIPPETESSDKKNFFGRAFEKAAESTNSRTLHNHFDMSIIELKMEDRSKFLDALISLLS, encoded by the exons ATGTTCCTCTCCGACTTCCGCAAGGAGTTCTACGAGGTGATTGTGACGCAG CGTGTTCTTCTTCTTGTTGCTTCAGATGTAGATGCATTATGTGCTTGTAAAATACTCCAA gctTTGTTTCAATGTGATCATGTACAATATACACTAGTCCCGGTATCTGGATGGCAAGAACTTGAAACTTCATTTCTTGAACATAAAGATCAG ttCCAATATTTTGTTCTTATAAACTGTGGTGCCAACGTTGACCTCCTGGAGATCCTGCAGCCTGAAGAAGATACATTTTTCTTTATCTGTGACACTCACAGGCCTATCAATGTAGTGAATGTTTACAATGAGACGCAG attAAGCTGTTGATTAAGCAGGATGATGACCTTGAAATTCCTGCCTATGATGATATCTTCAGAGAtgaagaggaggatgaagatgatTCTGGGAATGAAAGTGATGGATCAGAGCCTTCAGGGAAGCGCAAACGATTTGAAGAG GATATTATGGAGAGAACAATGAAAAGAAGACAGAGGAGAGAGTGGGAGGCACGTAG aCGAGAAATTCTCTTTGATTATGAGCAATATGAATACCATGGAACCTCG TCTGCCATGGTGATGTTTGACTTGGCATGGATAATGTCTAAAGACTTGAATGACATGTTGTG GTGGGCTATTGTTGGGCTTACAGACCAGTGGGTTCAAGATAAAATCACACA aatgaAGTATGTGACTGATATTGGAACTTTACAGCGTCATGTGTCCCGGCATAACCACCGCAATGAAGATGAAGAGAACTCCCTTTCTATTGATTGCATGAGAATAGCATTTGAGTATGA TCTGCGCCTGGCTCTTTATCAACATTGGTCCCTATTTGAAAGCCTCTGTAACACTTGTTATACTTCTGCCAGTCTCAAACTTTGGTCTGTACAAGGGCAGAAGAGGCTTCAGGAGTTTTTTGCTGACATGGG tttgcCTTTGAAGCAGGTGAAGCAAAAGTTTAATTCCATGGACATTTCCTTAAAGGAGAACCTGCAGGAAATGATTGAAGAATCTGCCAGCAAATTTGG AATGAAAAACGTAAGAGTACAGACCTTCAGCATTCACTTTGGTTTTAAGAACAAGTTCTTAGCAAGTGACATCGTCTATGCAACAGCTTCTCTAATGGAGAATATAGAGAAAGATGAACCTGGAACTGATAATTTTATCAAGGCTTTGGACAGTCTTTCCAG GAGTAACCTGGACAAACTGCATCAAGGGCTGGAACTAGCTAAAAAACAACTTCGTGCCATTCAGCAGACTGTAGCCAGCTGTATTTGCACCAATCTTGTAATCTCTCAGGGGCCTTTTCTCTATTGCTATCTAATGGAG GGCACTCCAGATGTGAAACTGTTCTCCAAACCAGTGTCTCTGTGCCTGCTCAGTAAATATTTACTCAAGTCTTTTGTTTGCTCT ACAAAAAACAAGCGCTGTAAGCTGCTGCCACTGATAGTAGCAGCGCCGATGGATGTTGAACAGGGTACAGTGATCATGGTGGGAATTCCTCCAGAGACAGAAAGCTCCGACAAAAAGAA cttttttggGAGAGCATTTGAAAAAGCTGCAGAAAGCACAAATTCTAGGACTTTACATAACCACTTTGACATGTCTA TAATTGAACTGAAAATGGAAGATCGGAGCAAATTTCTGGATGCACTTATTTCTCTCTTGTCCTAA
- the CDC45 gene encoding cell division control protein 45 homolog isoform X2 gives MFLSDFRKEFYEVIVTQRVLLLVASDVDALCACKILQALFQCDHVQYTLVPVSGWQELETSFLEHKDQIKLLIKQDDDLEIPAYDDIFRDEEEDEDDSGNESDGSEPSGKRKRFEEDIMERTMKRRQRREWEARRREILFDYEQYEYHGTSSAMVMFDLAWIMSKDLNDMLWWAIVGLTDQWVQDKITQMKYVTDIGTLQRHVSRHNHRNEDEENSLSIDCMRIAFEYDLRLALYQHWSLFESLCNTCYTSASLKLWSVQGQKRLQEFFADMGLPLKQVKQKFNSMDISLKENLQEMIEESASKFGMKNVRVQTFSIHFGFKNKFLASDIVYATASLMENIEKDEPGTDNFIKALDSLSRSNLDKLHQGLELAKKQLRAIQQTVASCICTNLVISQGPFLYCYLMEGTPDVKLFSKPVSLCLLSKYLLKSFVCSTKNKRCKLLPLIVAAPMDVEQGTVIMVGIPPETESSDKKNFFGRAFEKAAESTNSRTLHNHFDMSIIELKMEDRSKFLDALISLLS, from the exons ATGTTCCTCTCCGACTTCCGCAAGGAGTTCTACGAGGTGATTGTGACGCAG CGTGTTCTTCTTCTTGTTGCTTCAGATGTAGATGCATTATGTGCTTGTAAAATACTCCAA gctTTGTTTCAATGTGATCATGTACAATATACACTAGTCCCGGTATCTGGATGGCAAGAACTTGAAACTTCATTTCTTGAACATAAAGATCAG attAAGCTGTTGATTAAGCAGGATGATGACCTTGAAATTCCTGCCTATGATGATATCTTCAGAGAtgaagaggaggatgaagatgatTCTGGGAATGAAAGTGATGGATCAGAGCCTTCAGGGAAGCGCAAACGATTTGAAGAG GATATTATGGAGAGAACAATGAAAAGAAGACAGAGGAGAGAGTGGGAGGCACGTAG aCGAGAAATTCTCTTTGATTATGAGCAATATGAATACCATGGAACCTCG TCTGCCATGGTGATGTTTGACTTGGCATGGATAATGTCTAAAGACTTGAATGACATGTTGTG GTGGGCTATTGTTGGGCTTACAGACCAGTGGGTTCAAGATAAAATCACACA aatgaAGTATGTGACTGATATTGGAACTTTACAGCGTCATGTGTCCCGGCATAACCACCGCAATGAAGATGAAGAGAACTCCCTTTCTATTGATTGCATGAGAATAGCATTTGAGTATGA TCTGCGCCTGGCTCTTTATCAACATTGGTCCCTATTTGAAAGCCTCTGTAACACTTGTTATACTTCTGCCAGTCTCAAACTTTGGTCTGTACAAGGGCAGAAGAGGCTTCAGGAGTTTTTTGCTGACATGGG tttgcCTTTGAAGCAGGTGAAGCAAAAGTTTAATTCCATGGACATTTCCTTAAAGGAGAACCTGCAGGAAATGATTGAAGAATCTGCCAGCAAATTTGG AATGAAAAACGTAAGAGTACAGACCTTCAGCATTCACTTTGGTTTTAAGAACAAGTTCTTAGCAAGTGACATCGTCTATGCAACAGCTTCTCTAATGGAGAATATAGAGAAAGATGAACCTGGAACTGATAATTTTATCAAGGCTTTGGACAGTCTTTCCAG GAGTAACCTGGACAAACTGCATCAAGGGCTGGAACTAGCTAAAAAACAACTTCGTGCCATTCAGCAGACTGTAGCCAGCTGTATTTGCACCAATCTTGTAATCTCTCAGGGGCCTTTTCTCTATTGCTATCTAATGGAG GGCACTCCAGATGTGAAACTGTTCTCCAAACCAGTGTCTCTGTGCCTGCTCAGTAAATATTTACTCAAGTCTTTTGTTTGCTCT ACAAAAAACAAGCGCTGTAAGCTGCTGCCACTGATAGTAGCAGCGCCGATGGATGTTGAACAGGGTACAGTGATCATGGTGGGAATTCCTCCAGAGACAGAAAGCTCCGACAAAAAGAA cttttttggGAGAGCATTTGAAAAAGCTGCAGAAAGCACAAATTCTAGGACTTTACATAACCACTTTGACATGTCTA TAATTGAACTGAAAATGGAAGATCGGAGCAAATTTCTGGATGCACTTATTTCTCTCTTGTCCTAA